Part of the Imperialibacter roseus genome, TATGACGAGGCGCTTGGCAAAGGCGAATCGTATCAGATGCTGGAGTTTCTTACAAAGCAAATCGGCGCCCGATTAGCCGGCTCGCCAGGGGCAGCAGCAGCAGTGGACTGGAGCAAAGAAACTATGGAGGGCTTTGAGTTTGACAACGTATTTCTTCAGGAAGTAATGGTGCCTCACTGGGTAAGAGGCCAAAAGGAAATTGGCAAGATCGTTAATTCCAAAATGGGTTCGGTGGAAGTCAACGTTGTGGCACTGGGCAACTCGGTGGGCTCCGGGCCTAACGGCGTGGCCGGAAAAATAGTAGAAGTGCAAAACTTTGACGAGCTGGCCGCTCTTGGCGAAACTGGTATAAAAGGGAAAATCGTCTTTTTCAACCGCCGGATGGATCCTACCTTGATTGAAACTTTTGAAGCCTATGGCGGCGCTGGCAACCAAAGGGGTGCCGGGCCATCTGAAGCCGCCAAGTATGGTGCCATTGGGGTTGTAGTCCGCTCGCTGACCAATGCACTGGACGACCACCCGCACACTGGCAGCACCAACTACACGCCCAATCTTTACAAGCTGCCAGCGGTGGCCATCAGCACCAACGATGCCGATAAGCTGAGCAGGATGCTGAAGGACGACTCTGAGCTTGAGTTCTACTTTGAGACGCATTCACAGATGCTACCGGACAAGCTATCACACAACGTAGTGGGCGAACTTAAGGGCAGCAGCAAAGCAGACGAATACATTGTTGTTGGCGGGCACCTCGACTCCTGGGATCTGTCGCAGGGTGCCCACGACGATGGCACTGGCTGTGTGCAGTCTATTGAGGTGCTTCGGATTCTCAAGGCTATTGGCTACAAGCCAAAAAGAACCCTGAGGGCTGTAATGTTCATGAACGAAGAAAATGGCCTTAGGGGAGGACGGAAATACGCTGAATTGGCTGCCGAAAATAAAGAGAAACACATAGCTGCCATGGAATCGGATCGTGGTGGCTTCAAACCGCTTGGGTTTACTTTTACTGCTGAAGACAAGCAGGTAGAGCGCATCAAAGGCTGGGCGCCATTGTTCGTGCCTTATCAGATTTACAAGTTTGACACCGGAGGTGGTGGGGCCGACATCAGCCCACTGGCAACACAAGGCGTGCCCATGATTGGCTTCTACCCCGACCCGCAACGCTACTTCGACTACCACCATACGGCGATTGACACGTTCGACAAAGTGAGTCGGAGAGAGCTGGAGTTGGGCGCTGCCACCATGGCGGCTTTAACCTATTTGATTGACAAGTACGGGCTTTAAAGGATTGTTAATTTGAGACTTATGATGACAGATTGGATGGCTGCCGGGATCAGGAAACTTCTTCCTTTCATTGTAATATTGTTTTGTATCGGAACTGCCCATGCACAGTTCCAGATTGAGGTTAAAAAGCACAGCAACTCTATATACATTTACGAGTCGTACGGTGCCTATCAGGGAGGAAAAGTGGGTGCCAACGCTGTCATCTTTGTGGGCAATGACAGCGTGGTGGTCATTGACACTCCCTGGGGAAATGACCAAACCGTGCAGCTACTTGACTGGATTGACACTGAAATCAAAAAACCAGTAGCCAGCTTTGTGATTACGCACTTCCACGATGACCGGATAGGTGGTATTGATATCCTAAAAGCAAGAGGCATTCCGGCCGTGAGTTCGGAGCTAACGGCCAAACTGGCCGTGGAAAATGGCATTGCTAAACCAGACGTCCTCTTTAAAAACGACACCACCATCACTCTGGCAGGAGGCAAAATTGAGGTTTTCTATCCCGGACCGGGTCACAGCCCCGACAACGTGGTCGTTTACTTCCCTTCGGAAAAACTCCTGTATGGCGGCTGTTTTTTGAAGGATGCTTCAACTACTTCCCTGGGCAACCTGGGAGATGCAGACGTTACCGCCTGGCCTGTGAGTCTCGAAAAAATGAAAAAGCGGTTTCTAAAACCCAAGATGGTCATTCCCGGGCACGGGGGATTGGAGCCGGGGGCTATTGAGAATACGGCGAAATTATTAGATGATAAAAAAGACTAACAAGAAAGGTGTATTCATGTCCTTTCAGTACTCACTCGCCAATGTTTCGATAGGGATATTCAAGTGTTTGCTTAAGTTCCTTATCATAGGCAAAGTAAGCTTTCTCTTCATCGAAAGCACGTCAGACACTCTGCTCTTATCTCCAATAAGCGATGTTAAGTCTTTAGACTTCAGGCCCAACTCTTCCATTCTCACCCTGATCGCCTGGATAGGCTTCAATGATCCCATTGGATAATTTCTTTCTTCATAATCCCACACTAACAAAGATATAATCTGCAATTCGTCCTCCTCTTTGGAGTTCACTTCGCAATCAATTAATTCGTCAATCCGCTTTAGTGCGTTATTATAATCTTTCTCATTTCTTATTACACTTATTTCCATTTCAAATCTCCTTTATATTACTAATGCTATCGTAATCTTTATGAGTTCCGATAAACCTTATGTATACCATTTGAATCTGGTATCTAAAAACTACAACCAACCTGTATTTATTGCGACAAATATTGAAAAATGCCCTGTTGTTACCCACAAAATCAACTGATGGAAATACCTCCTTCACCTCATTCGGGTTTTGCCAACTCGATTTAGAAACGATCGTATGCCATTCAATTAAAGGAAGTTCACTGTCATGGTACAAACTCCAGAATTCCTTTAACGTCCTTTTTGCGATTACTCTCAATCTTCATTGTTTGATAACCAACTAAAAGTCGGTAAAAGTTGCCAAAATGCAAACTTTATTTTACTCCCTCCATCGTAGCTTTTAAAAAAATTCAAAAAACACTTGACTCTAACGTAACGTCATAGCCTTTCTTTGCATCATCATTAATGAAAAGGTATGGCAGGCTATACGGTAAAAAAG contains:
- a CDS encoding helix-turn-helix domain-containing protein, coding for MEISVIRNEKDYNNALKRIDELIDCEVNSKEEDELQIISLLVWDYEERNYPMGSLKPIQAIRVRMEELGLKSKDLTSLIGDKSRVSDVLSMKRKLTLPMIRNLSKHLNIPIETLASEY
- the bla gene encoding subclass B1 metallo-beta-lactamase — protein: MMTDWMAAGIRKLLPFIVILFCIGTAHAQFQIEVKKHSNSIYIYESYGAYQGGKVGANAVIFVGNDSVVVIDTPWGNDQTVQLLDWIDTEIKKPVASFVITHFHDDRIGGIDILKARGIPAVSSELTAKLAVENGIAKPDVLFKNDTTITLAGGKIEVFYPGPGHSPDNVVVYFPSEKLLYGGCFLKDASTTSLGNLGDADVTAWPVSLEKMKKRFLKPKMVIPGHGGLEPGAIENTAKLLDDKKD
- a CDS encoding type II toxin-antitoxin system HigB family toxin, with amino-acid sequence MRVIAKRTLKEFWSLYHDSELPLIEWHTIVSKSSWQNPNEVKEVFPSVDFVGNNRAFFNICRNKYRLVVVFRYQIQMVYIRFIGTHKDYDSISNIKEI
- a CDS encoding M28 family peptidase, with protein sequence MKLKYIALVLLCCLTIDNITAQKAKTDDQDVEMIRKIYDEALGKGESYQMLEFLTKQIGARLAGSPGAAAAVDWSKETMEGFEFDNVFLQEVMVPHWVRGQKEIGKIVNSKMGSVEVNVVALGNSVGSGPNGVAGKIVEVQNFDELAALGETGIKGKIVFFNRRMDPTLIETFEAYGGAGNQRGAGPSEAAKYGAIGVVVRSLTNALDDHPHTGSTNYTPNLYKLPAVAISTNDADKLSRMLKDDSELEFYFETHSQMLPDKLSHNVVGELKGSSKADEYIVVGGHLDSWDLSQGAHDDGTGCVQSIEVLRILKAIGYKPKRTLRAVMFMNEENGLRGGRKYAELAAENKEKHIAAMESDRGGFKPLGFTFTAEDKQVERIKGWAPLFVPYQIYKFDTGGGGADISPLATQGVPMIGFYPDPQRYFDYHHTAIDTFDKVSRRELELGAATMAALTYLIDKYGL